The following are from one region of the Geothermobacter hydrogeniphilus genome:
- a CDS encoding YheU family protein: MENNKCPTEEGIEVPWEQINPDTLRRMIQEFVSRDGADWDQDGCSLEEKVEQVLRQLRNGRVRVVFDLKSETANLVAGDERKA; encoded by the coding sequence GAGGGGATCGAGGTCCCCTGGGAACAGATCAATCCCGACACCCTCAGGCGGATGATTCAGGAGTTTGTCAGCCGCGACGGTGCCGACTGGGACCAGGACGGCTGCAGCCTCGAAGAAAAGGTCGAGCAGGTCCTGAGGCAGTTGCGCAACGGCCGGGTCCGGGTGGTCTTCGACCTGAAGAGTGAAACGGCCAATCTCGTGGCCGGCGATGAACGGAAAGCGTGA